A single genomic interval of Eurosta solidaginis isolate ZX-2024a chromosome 3, ASM4086904v1, whole genome shotgun sequence harbors:
- the LOC137245230 gene encoding U2 snRNP-associated SURP motif-containing protein translates to MKRISEKKLEAFAVGNMGKRSLSKKELEEQKKKEDEEAAAHVFKEFVETFQEAPSASSKVWVKAGTYDAGSRREDNREKGKLYKPTSKLEEKTAAEKAQEYAKMLASDLKKDSLPIKKKSQEKKKSNLELFKEELRQIQEEREERHKFKHLAGQQVVPQQVVEPVPDVRESGSFDTGDPTTTNLYLGNLNPKISEQQLMELFGRYGPLASIKIMWPRSEEEKQRGRNCGFVAYMSRKDAERALKTLHGRYIMGYEMRLGWGKSVPIMNQPIFIPPTLLELTLPPPPSGLPFNAQPPPAEAQILPRINYKEYTTEEEKENMEKILYKSVVKVFIPTEKGVLHIIHRMIEFVIREGPMFEALIMSREMDNPLFSFLFDNESPAHIYYRWKLFSLLQGDTPNEWNEKEFRMFKGGPIWKPPTANFYTMGMPDELVVDPEASAVNKGALSNAQRDRLEDLLHHVTPERQRIGDAMIFCIEHADAADEISECIAESLANPETLPSKKIARLYLISDILHNCTVKVANASFYRKSMEKHLLEIFENMHIFFNSMESRLKAEGLKSRVINVIKAWEEWTIYPKEFLTKLRSVFLGKPIPPTPPPEEEEQKPVEEVTEDIDGAPLSGDEKDDEDLDGVPLDGAALLKSALMRGLPESMSIPKTPMRRGVGMDEEDDDIDGIPMDDDIDGIPLEKIPTELSDMQMKANAKAGAFIPSKWETVDPEQVEAQAITTSKWDTLDPPQAPKFYDSSDEEQNNANAAQQQLQDDDKRTKLREIEVKTMQYQDELEAGTRQLRSGWTISDQVEHYRRKLLKKDANAAAESPASAPRLSSKEIRSRAGSESPDNVVKRSASRRLKRSPSPEQYHSSGSRSSPVRSSASKRAHHSPYISSSTRREISPTPSSTRSAKSARRNRSRSPSDSPKRYRESSSHISKSSRYENSPRSRRTPSPLSVYTSSSSRSSKRDEREHEHRSEKHKSRHRH, encoded by the exons ATGAAG CGAATAAGTGAAAAGAAGCTGGAGGCCTTTGCGGTCGGCAACATGGGCAAACGCAGCCTCTCAAAAAAGGAACTGGAGGAGCAAAAGAAGAAAGAGGATGAGGAAGCTGCAGCACAT GTATTTAAAGAGTTTGTAGAAACATTTCAAGAAGCACCTAGCGCATCGTCTAAAGTTTGGGTGAAAGCCGGTACTTATGATGCCGGTTCGAGGC GCGAAGATAATAGAGAGAAGGGTAAATTATATAAACCAACctctaaattggaagagaaaaccGCCGCAGAAAAAGCACAGGAATATGCAAAAATGCTCGCCTCTGATCTTAAAAAAGATTCTTTaccaattaaaaagaaaagtcaGGAGAAGAAGAAAAGCAATCTGGAATTATTTAAAGAAGAATTAAGAca AATACAAGAGGAACGTGAGGAGCGTCACAAGTTTAAACACTTAGCTGGTCAGCAGGTTGTACCACAGCAGGTTGTTGAACCAGTACCCGACGTACGGGAAAGCGGCTCTTTCGATACTGGTGATCCCACTACAACCAATCTTTATTTGGGAAACCTAAACCCTAAG ATCTCAGAACAACAACTTATGGAACTTTTCGGTCGATATGGGCCTCTTGCTAGTATAAAAATAATGTGGCCGCGTTCGGAAGAAGAAAAACAACGCGGACGCAATTGTGGCTTTGTTGCTTATATGAGCCGTAAAGATGCAGAAAGGGCGTTGAAAACTTTGCATGGCCGATATATAATGGGTTATGAAATGCGCTTGGGTTGGGGTAAATCCGTACCAATTATGAATCAACCGATTTTTATACCACCAACACTATTGGAATTGACATTGCCACCACCTCCTTCTGGGTTACCATTTAACGCTCAACCTCCACCTGCGGAAGCGCAAATATTGCCCAGAATTAACTATAAAGAATACACTACAGAAGAGGAGAAAGAAAATATGGAaaag ATACTTTATAAATCGGTCGTTAAAGTATTTATACCCACGGAAAA AGGAGTACTCCATATTATTCATCGTATGATTGAGTTTGTTATACGTGAGGGGCCCATGTTCGAGGCCTTGATAATGAGTCGAGAAATGGATAATccattattttcatttctattcgaTAATGAGAGTCCCGCACATATATATTATCGTTGGAAGTTATTCTCGCTGTTGCAGGGCGATACACCCAACGAATGGAATGAAAAGGAATTTCGTATGTTTAAGGGTGGTCCAATATGGAAGCCACCAACAGCTAACTTTTACACGATGGGTATGCCTGATGAGCTGGTCGTTGATCCGGAGGCGTCTGCTGTTAATAAGGGTGCTCTTTCTAATGC TCAACGTGATCGTTTAGAAGATCTTTTGCACCACGTAACACCAGAACGTCAACGTATTGGTGATGCTATGATATTTTGTATAGAACATGCTGACGCTGCAGATGAAATAAGCGAATGCATTGCAGAGTCTTTGGCAAATCCAGAAACATTACCATCGAAAAAAATTGCACGCCTTTACTTGATATCAGATATTCTGCACAATTGCACTGTCAAAGTCGCAAATGCTTCGTTCTATAGAAAATC CATGGAAAAGCATTTATTGGAAATCTTTGAAAACatgcatattttttttaattcaatggaAAGTCGTTTGAAAGCAGAAGGTTTGAAATCGCGTGTTATAAATGTAATAAAAGCGTGGGAAGAGTGGACAATTTATCCGAAAGAATTTTTGACAAAATTAAGAAGTGTATTCTTAGGCAAACCG ATCCCACCAACTCCGCCACCCGAAGAAGAAGAGCAAAAGCCCGTAGAAGAAGTCACCGAGGACATAGATGGCGCACCATTATCGGGCGATGAAAAGGATGATGAAGATTTAGATGGTGTACCATTGGATGGGGCAGCTTTATTGAAGAGTGCACTAATGCGAGGACTGCCCGAATCCATGTCAATACCAAAAACACCAATGCGTCGGGGTGTAGGAATGGATGAGGAAGATGATGACATCGATGGCATACCAA TGGACGATGATATTGATGGCATACCTTTAGAAAAAATACCGACTGAGTTAAGTGatatgcaaatgaaagctaatgcAAAAGCAGGCGCATTCATACCATCGAAATGGGAAACAGTTGATCCCGAACAAGTTGAAGCTCAGGCAATTACTACAAGTAAATGGGACACATTGGATCCACCACAAGCGCCCAAATTTTATGATTCTAGCGATGAGGAGCAAAATAATGCTAACGCAGCACAACAGCAACTACAGGATGATGATAAACGTACAAAACTGAGGGAAATTGAAGTCAAAACAATGCAATATCAAGATGAATTGGAGGCAGGTACGCGTCAACTGAGATCCGGTTGGACAATAAGTGACCAAGTGGAGCATTATAGACGTAAACTGTTGAAGAAA GATGCGAATGCTGCTGCAGAATCACCGGCATCAGCGCCGCGTCTAAGCTCTAAAGAAATTCGTAGTCGTGCTGGTAGTGAATCACCAGACAATGTAGTTAAGCGCAGCGCTAGTAGACGCCTTAAACGATCCCCATCACCAGAACAATACCATAGCAGTGGTTCACGATCGTCACCAGTACGTTCTAGTGCAAGCAAACGTGCCCACCATTCACCGTATATAAGTAGTAGCACACGACGTGAAATATCGCCAACACCTAGCAGCACACGCAGTGCAAAATCTGCAAGACGTAATCGGTCACGTTCTCCTTCAGATTCACCTAAACGTTATAGGGAAAGCTCATCGCATATATCGAAATCTTCACGATATGAAAATTCACCACGCTCACGTAGAACACCTTCACCATTGTCAGTTTACACATCATCATCGTCGCGTTCGTCGAAACGAGATGAAAGAGAACACGAACATCGCAGTGAGAAGCATAAAAGTAGGCATAGGCACTGA